The genomic stretch TGATGCGTACAATCCGGGCAAACTCAAAGCGGTGTACCGAGGTAATGGCATTCCGCTACCGTGGGGCAATATGCGTATGGTGGAAGATCCGTGTCAGCATTGGGCGGTATTTCGCATGATCGGCATTCCTGGCAATACCCCTGTGGCGCAAATTTCGGTGCTCAATCAAGATGGGGTGCCGCATATTTATTGCTGTGAATCGGTTAAAGTGAAAGATATGGCGGGTAATTACCATGTGTTGTGTAGTGGGATTGATTTAAACCCGGCGCTAGAAGTACAAGGTGAGAATGCGGTTGAGATCGCCACCGCGCTGCAAAAAGAATGTGTTCGTCGCGGCGGTCAAGCCGAGATCCCGAATGCGATTAAACAACACTTATTAACCGTTGCCAGAATACTCAATATTAATTGGATTGAACGTGGTATCGACAATGGTGCGCGGGTGATTTGTTCGCGCGGAGGCATGTGCCCAAGACAACCCACCTGCTATACCGAGAAAGCAGAAAATAGGGGCTCGGAAGTTAGGATCCCAACGGCACAATAAAGTTCGGCATTAATTAAGCTCTACAGTAATAAATGTCAGGTTCTGCTTCGATTACTAATCGCGAGAACCCGACATTAAGTCATACATTATGCGCCTATTATACCGCCATCTTCACGGGTAATTTTCATCACCGTCGAGCGAGGTATGCCATTAATAGCCGAAAAGCTTTGGCTTGGATGCTGTACTCCAACAAACAAGGTTCGGTTATCTGGGCTAAAGGTAAGGCCAGTAATTTCGCACCCGATAGGTCCGGTTAAGAAGCGTTTAATTTCACCTGTTTGAGGATCACCACACAGCATTTGGTTGTTTCCCATGCCGGCGAAATTACCCGAGTTAGAGTAATCACCATCCGTTTGGATCCATAATCGGCCAGCATTATCAAAACCGATGCCATCAGGGCTATTAAACATATTATCTTTGTTGATATTGTTGCTACCTGAACGTAAATCAGTATTAGGGTATTGTTCTGGGTTGCCGGCCATGACATAAATATCCCAGAAAAAATCGTCTGAGGTATGGTTACCATTTTTCGGTTCCCAGCGAATGATATGTCCGTAAATATTATTTTCACGCGGATTAGCGCCGTTGACTTCTTGCCCTTCGCGCACACCGCGATATTTATTGTTGGTTAAGGTACAAAAAACTTGGTCAGATTTTGGATTTATCGCCACCCATTCCGGACGATCCATGGTGGTCGCTCCAACTTGTGTTGCCGCTTGGCGAGCAAAAATTAATACTTCTGCTTGGTTATTAAAACCATTTTCTGGGGTTAATCCATTCTTGCCAAAGGTCAGTTCTAGCCATTCGCCTTTACCATGCATTTCAGCATCTTGAGCGGAGAACTTAGCGACATATAAGGTGCCTTCATCGAGTAAATCGCGATTTTTTTCTGGCTTGTGTTGATTGTATTTGTTCTTGGAGACAAATTTATATAAATGCTCGCCACGTTCATCATCCCCCAAGTACACCACGACTTTGCCATTTTTATTAATGGTTAACGCCGCATTTTCGTGCTTGAAGCGACCAAGTGCAGTGCGCTTTTTCGGTTTGGAATGAGGATTCATCGGGTCAATTTCGACCACCCAACCATGGCGATGATTCTCGTTTGGTTCCTTTTCAATATCAAAACGCTCATCGAATTGGTGCCAACGGAACCCACCATCACCAGAGTTAATGCCATAGCGAGCATCCTTTTCTGGTACTTCTATTTTATTATGACTGCCAAAAAAACCGTTGAAGTTTTCTTCGCAAGTGAGGTAAGTACCCCAAGGTGTTGCACCATTGGCACAGTTATTAAAAGTGCCAAATACTTGAGTGCCGGTTGGATCCGCGTGGGTTTTAAGATTGCCATCACCCGCGGCGGGGCCTGTCAGTTCCATTTCAGTGTAGGCGGTAATGCGACGGTTTAAGCGCCCATTAACATTCACTTGCCAATCACCACGATGACTGCGTTGCAGCTCGACAATGGTAACTCCGACAGCTGCTTGGGCGCGATGCACTTTACTTGCGGTCAGTGTTGCACCTTTATCTTCAAATAAATCAGCATAATTAGTACTTTCATTATTAACGGCAAGCACCGCGCGCTGGCGGCTTAAAGGTAAAAATGTCATGCCATCATTGTTATCGCCAAATTGAAGTTCTTGATCGAGTGCGGTATTTAGCTGAGAAAAAGGGGCGGCATTTGGGTGAATTGGATCCCCCCATGCAATTAAAGATTCAGCTTTATATCCGGCAGGAACTACCACAGTATCTTGTGTTGAGGTTGCAATGGCGTCAAACCCAAGTAAAGACTGGTTTTTTGGAGGACGCGCCATGGCATTGGCAAGTGGTGAGGCGGCAAAAAAAGCCACTGAACTGGTTGCCGTCGCTGCTTGTAAAAAACGACGACGATTTAAGCCTTTTTCTACAATTTGAGAAAAATCGGATGGCGCTGAATCTAAATGGTTTGAATAATCATCTTGCTCAACATGGCTCATAATATGCTTTCCTTAGTCTTTTTTAGTTTGACCAAAGGATAAATTATTAATGTGAATGAAATGTGATCATTTATTTAAGTTAATGTTGCAATTAAAGTGCGTGGTTTTCTTCTTTAAGTTATTTCTCTTTCCTTTACGGGTTCACATTACGATTAATTGGGTTTTGCAGTGAAATCAGTGTTTCGGTCGATTGCACTTCATCGATCGCTTGCAACTTGTCTATAAGCACATATTGCAGTTCTTCGATGTTTTTACACATCAGTTTGACGAAAATATTATAAGCGCCAGTGGTGTAATAGGCTTCAACCACTTCATCTAATGCGTTGAGTTTGGCGATAGCAGAATGATAGTCACGTGCTGCATTTAGATTGATGCCAATAAAGCAACACACGTCATAACCCAACTTCTTGGCGTTGATCACCACTTCAGTGCGCTCGATAATATTGGCGGCGCGCATTTTTTCGACTCGAACATGCACCGTGGCAGGGCTAACAGAAAACATTTTGGCCATTTCTGCATACGGAGTGCGCGCATCGGCCATCAAGGTTTTAAGTATGTCACGATCAAGCTGATCTAATTTAGAAATGGGGTTTTGCACGCTGTTCTCCTTGGCTTAAATGCCATGTAATCGATGGCTTCATTGTATCGCTTAAAAATTTATCAATAAAATGACATAAGTGTTAATTTGTTTATCTAAAATAGTCGACCGTTGTAGTAATCTGGTCCCTTTTTACTGCATTAAACACTTTCAAATTACTCATGCTTTCAGCTCTGGTCATAATATTAACATGACCACTACTTTGGATTGATTACCTTTGTCGATTTTGTCTAAGCTACGTTACTTTATCATCTTGTTTATCTTGCCTTTTTCTCTAGCGAGTCAAGCGAAAGAGGCAATAGCGTCTCAATATAATGTTTTAACTGTACAAGATTATGAAAGTGAAATATTGGTATTTATTACTTTAAGCCTAATATTTGGCAGTATTATTTTATTTTTACTCAAGCACTTAAAACGAATTCGTTTAAGTGATGCTCTGTCACGTCAAAATCAATACCTATTGGAAACTATTTACGACCAAAGTCACCAATTTATGGGGTTATTGAATGCCAGTGGTGCTTTAGCTTCAAGTAACCAAACGCTGTTGGAGCTTATCTATGCACCTACTTTTGATCATAGTCGTCCGATTTGGATGTATAGTGGTTGGTCAGATGCGACTCGTTTAGAAGTTGAACGCGCTTTCTCTACCGTTCAAGATAAAGGTTTAGTGCGTTTTGAAGCGGAGATTATGCACAGTAATATTGGACCTTGTGTGTTGGATATTACTTTAAAACGGCTACCAAGTTTACTTGATGGTAAAGCGCAATACTTATTTGAAGCCCAAGATGTGACCGCGCGTAATACTACCGAGCGTCGCCTTATCGAAAATGAAAGTAAATTAAGAAATTATTACGAGCTGCAACCGGTAATGATGGTCACTCTTGATGAGCATAACCGCATTCAAGCGGTCAATGCCTTTACCAAACAACTGCTCGATTATGACATTAGTGACATGCTAGGTCAGAAACTTGAGCTTTATTATGCCGATAAAAACGAATTTACCCCGCGTCAAATGCTCTCCCAACCACGACATAGCAAGGCATTAGTTTGGCGCCGAGAAGTTAAATATGTCACGCCGGATAAGCGCATTATTTGGATCCGTGAAAATATTCGCCAAGTATTGGAGACCGGTCAATTATTAATCGTAGGTGAAGATATTTCAGATGCGCACTTATTAGCTGAGAAATTAGAATATCAAGCTCATCACGATGGATTAACAGGATTGTATAATCGTAATCACTTCGAACAAGAGTTGCTGATTGCGCTACAAGAAGTAAAAGGAAAAATTCGCTCGCATGCCATGCTGTATCTAGATTTAGACCAGTTTAAACTTGTTAATGATACGGTTGGGCATGAAGCGGGAGATGCCGTATTAATGCATTGCGGTAACTTGCTATCAGGGTTGACGACAGAGCGTTCGGTGGTGGCAAGGATCAGTGGTGACGAATTCGCTCTACTGATCAGAGATTGTGAACAAGACGAATTATTAGGTTTTGCAGATCAAATTTTAAAATCGTTTAATCAAAGCGAATTTAGCTGGCAAGGTATCCATATAAATATCAGTACCTCGATTGGTATTCGAGTGATTGATCATACCGTCACGTCTCATCAGATGGTGCATGCACAAGCCGATACCGCCTGTAATTTAGCCAAAGAAGAGGGTCGTAATCGCGCTCACTTATACCGCGCCGATGATGAAAACTTCCGCCGCCGTGAAATGGAAATGGAGTGTGTAAACCAAGTTTATGATGCGATCGCCAATGACCGTGTCGATCTTTACGCGCAACAAATCAAAGATATCAGTCCCAATGCTAGTGGGAAAATGCACTTTGAAATCTTGGTGCGTTTGCGTGATAAAGACAATATTTTAATGTCGCCCGCGATCTTTATGCCCGCGATTGAACGCTATAACTTAGCCCATTTAATTGATCGTGAAGTATTCAAAAAAACATTAGCTTGGTTTGAAGCCAGACCTAATATTGTTAAGCATTTAGGCCGTTGTTCAATTAACTTATCGGGGCAATCGATGGGTGACAATGACTTTATTATGTTCTTAACCGATCTACTCGAAAATACCACTATTCCAAGAGAAAAATTGTGTATTGAGATCACTGAAACCGCTGCGGTGGCCAATATGCAAGTGGCTACCGATTTGTTTACACGTCTAAAACAGCTAGGTTGTTTGATTGCTTTGGATGATTTTGGTTCGGGCTTATCTTCTTTTGCTTATTTAAAAACCTTACCGCTCGATATTGTTAAAATTGATGGCTGTTTTGTTCGAGATATGCATAATGACTCCAAAGATTATGTACTAGTTCGTGCCATGAACTCATTAGCCAAGCAAATGGGCATGCAAACTGTGGCCGAATTTGTCGAAAACCAACAAATACTCGATTTATTGGTCGATCTTGGGGTCGATTATGCGCAAGGTTATTTCTTTTGTGCTCCTATTCCGCTGCCAAGGCTTGTGGATCAATGGCTTGAAGAACAAGGTAAGCAACAATGAAATTAGCCTTATGCTGTGAAGCGCTTGGTCGAGAAGCCGAATTGCAAGCGTTAGCTCAACGTTGGCAGTTAACCCACCAAGCCGACTCGGTATTTGCATTGGTATTGACCGATGAGCGAGTTGAATTGCGTAAATTAGATGAACCTAAGTTAGGTGCAATTTATGTGGATTTAGCCGGAGGTGCGGCCTCACATCGCCGTAAATTTGGTGGTGGTAAGGGGCAAGCGATTGCCAAAGCGGCAGGGCTGAATAAAGGAAAAAACCCTACCATTTTAGATGGCACAGCAGGGCTAGGGCGTGATGCGTTTGTGCTTGCATCATTAGGTTGTAAAGTACAAATGGTCGAGCGTAATCCGGTTGTTGCGGCATTATTAGATGATGGATTATCACGCGCCAAGCAAGATCCAGAAATTGGCGTTTGGGTGAGTGAACGCATGAGTTTATTGCATGCTTCGAGTCACGATGCACTCGAGCAATTAATGCAGCAAGACGGCTTTATTCAACCGGATGTGGTGTATCTTGATCCTATGTATCCACACCCTGAAAACAAAAAAAAATCGGCATTAGTGAAAAAAGAGATGCGAGTATTTCAATCTTTAGTTGGCGCAGATAATGACGCCGATGCTTTGCTTAAACCGGCATTGGCTTTAGCCACCAAACGTGTGGTGGTAAAGCGGCCAGATTATGCTGATTGGCTTGATGGAGAAAAACCTAGCATGGCGATTGAAACCAAAAAAAATCGCTTTGATGTGTATGTGCAAGCGGCAATGAAGTCATAACATCACGCCTCTCTAACAATCCCTAATATAAGAACGAGCTGAGTGGCTCGTTTTTTATGCCAGTAAAAATTAAATGGAACACATCCTGTTACCTTCGGTCTAAACTTATTGTCTATCTTATGACAAAGCTGCGATATAAGGTGGTTACATTAACTTCCATCAATATAGTAGCTCTAACCATGTGAAAAGGGATCCAATGAAAAAGATAACACTATTATTAGCGATGTTATTATTCACTCCTATGACAGTACTGGCCGCCGATTCAGCCGCTGGATCCAATCAAGCGTGCACCACTTTTGGTAATAAGATCATTGTAGGCCAAAAGGAATGGGTGACGGTGCTAAATAGCAATCAAAAGACCATCGCCAAGGTCGATACCGGTGCCACCACCTCATCGATTAACGCCACTGAGATTAAAGATTTTGAAAAAGATGGCAAAGATATGGTGTCGTTTAAAATTAAAGTGAAAGACCAAGAAAGTGAAACCATTACCTTGCCAGTGGTGCGTTGGGTGCATATTAAGCAGTCTTCTAGTACTAAAACTTCACGTCGTCCGATCATTGAATTAAACATTAAGTTAGGTGATAAAACTTACACTACACCATTTAACTTAGTGGATCGCGACCACATGGTTAATGCCATTTTATTAGGTCGTTCTTTTTTAACTAAAGTGGCCTTGGTGGATGTTGAGCAAAAATACCTCCTCAAGTAATTGATAGTAATTATCACTTGCATTTAAATGCTAAAAACCCTATAAATAAGAATAGTTGTTATTTACTTTGGCCGTGACAATCTTCACCTAAGACTCAAGAATCAAATGATTTATAGATCGAAGGGAAGATGAAACAAAGCATTCACAGGCTAGAGTAAATGATGTCATTTCACTTTATAGGTGTGTGGTTGATGGCAAATTCTCCAGCAAAAAAGACATTATGTAAGTACACACGCCAAGATATCGCGGCGAGTAATATGGCTGAATTGATCGCTGAACCTCAGTTTTTCTGTGGTGCTTGCGCGCGTTCATCCAGTCAAAAAAATGCTTTGTGTCAACCTGTCGCACTAACCGAACTCACTGATCAAGTTTTCGATCTAACTTCTGCTCACACCTCAGAGTTAACCTCGCAAGATCCGATCCAAGTTAACCCTCAACAAGATCACCTTCCTCAAGTTAATCGATCGGCTCAAGCGGTCGAAAAAGCGAAGGCGTTAAAAGCTCAACGTGAAGCGTCGATTAAAGAGACGCCGTTAAAGCATGGTGTGCATTTGGTCGAACCCATTTATCCATCTCCATCTCCATCTCCATCTCAAACCAAAACCCCTGATCTTGATTTGATAAAACAAGTGTTGAAGCTGCAACACAAGCAGGAAAAGGCGGAGAAAAAACAGCAAAAAATGCGGAAAAAGTTGCTGGAAAAACAAAGCGAATTAGCAGATAAACACCACAAGGTACTCAAACAAGAGCGCAAACTGCTTAAACAACAAGCTAAGCTGAATAAGCAACAAGCGCAAATGAAACAAAAACTGGCGCAGTACGAGTTAGATTGGCCACTCTCTGCATTGAGCGCTGTCTCTGGGCTAAATACTGAGAATAAAGAGCGAGTTTCTCAATTAAAAGTGCTGCATTAATCGGCGTTTAGATATTACGAGTTTTTTTACATTTATGCTGGTTTAAAGCGTTCATTTTGAATACTGCATCACCAATTCTGTGATACTTTTAGTCTCAAATTTTTTCATCAAACTCGAACGGTGTACTTCAACGGTTCTGACCGCAATACATAAATCATCGGCAATTTGTTGATTTTTCATACCTTGAACAATTAATCTTAAAATCTCTTTCTCTCGCTCGGTGAGTGAATCAAAAGCGTGTTGAATATGGCAAGTTTGCAATGCTTGCTGACCACGCATGATTGGCATGCGACTGTCTAATAATACGCAGCCTGGTTGCGCTATTTTTGCCTGTTGAAGAAACTGCGCACCATCACTAAAGGTATAAATTTGGTAATCCAGCTCCTGTAATAAGAAGGCCAATGAGTCGCGCACAGAATCATCGTCATCAACAATATAAATCGGTAAATCTAGCATGGTGTACCTACTTAAGGTTTAACGCTTGTAAGGGTAATAAAATACGCGCTTCACAGCCAAATGGGGTTTGTTTTTGATTCTGTATTTGGCCGGGATGCAGATGAAAATCGCCATGATGTTGTTCAATAATGTCATGGCAAATCGACAAACCTAACCCCCACAGGAGAAGCGGGGATTGATGGACGTTCAACCGCATGTGCGCGTGGCAATGCCATGATGGATGTGCAAAATAGCCCGTATCGTGTGACTCAACCATTAAAGCGGGTTGGCAAACGTGGCGAAGGTAAGTGGCAACCGATCAGCTTTAAGCAATTAGTCAAAGAAGTGGTCGAAGGCGGTGATCTGTTTGGTGAAGGGCATGTTGATGGCTTGAAAGCGATCCGCGATCTCAATACCCCGTTAGATGTTAAAAATCCGGAGTATGGCCCATTAGCCAACCAATTATTGGTGACAAACTCCACCAACGAAGGGCGTGATGATATTTTAAAACGTTTTGCTTTTAATAGCTTTGGTACCCGTAACTTTGCTAACCATGGCTCATATTGTGGCTATGTATTTCGCGCCGCTTCTGGGGCATTCCTCAATGATCTGGATAAATTCTTAAACTTAAAACCCGATTATGAGCATGTGGAATTCGCACTATTTATTGGCACTGCGCCAGCTCAATCGGGTAATCCTTTTAAGCGTCAAGCTCGTCAATTAGCGAAAGCCCGCACCCGTGATAATTTTGACTATGCGGTTGTCACCCCAGTATTGCCGATGACTTCAAGCTTAGCCGCAGGTCATAACAATCATTGGGTACCAATTAAACCTGCCAGCGATTCGGCATTGGTGTTTGCTATGATGCAGTGGATGTTTACCCACGATCGCTATAATAAAGATTACCTTGCCCAAGCGAGTCATGAAGCAATGCAAGCGGCAGGAAATGCGCACTGGTGTAATGCCACTCATCTTGTGATCACCCAAGCGGGCCATGCTCGTGAAGGGTCTATGCTGCGAGCCTCGGATATTGGTTTGCCATTTAATGGGGAAGCTCGTTCAGACAGCGATCCTTATGTGGTAGTCAATCAAGCAACAGGGGAATTGGTTGCCAATACTCTGGCGCAACCGGCGCGTTTATTGGTCGAGCAAACCTTGGATACCAAACTTGGTCACTTGAGTGTGGCTTCATCATTACAAAAATTAAAGCACAGGGCGTTTGAGCATAATATGCACGCCAATGGTTTTTATAACGGCTATACCATTTTAATGCTTAATGCCATGGTCGGGAACATTAACAAGAAAGGCGGCATGATGGCCAAAGCGGGCGGTTGGCCAACGTCGGGTGCCGGCCCTCGTTACGATTTCACTCAATTTAAAGGGAAAGTCGCACCCAAAGGCGTGTTTTTATCGCGTAGTAAATTTCCGTATGAGAAAACCACCGAATACAAAAACAAAGTGGCAGCTGGACAATCGCCGTATCCGACTCGTGCGCCTTGGTACCCGATCTCTACGCCATTATTAACCGAGCATCTCACTGCGGCAATGGATGGCTATCCATATCGATTAAAGGCTTGGATCAATCACATGGGAAATCCGTTATTAGACTCAGTCTAAACCTAAAAAAACGGACATTTACACGAATGTCCGTTTTTTTATTTTGGCTTATCGAGGTAGCAAGCCATAATTTACTGGTTACGCTTTTCGTTTAACCCAAGTCTCATTGACCCACAAAGACAATAAGATCACTGCGCCGCCAATCAATAAGCGAATAAAGTCGACATCGCGATTCCAAATCAAAATATTCACCACCAGTCCCGCGGGCACCAAGGCATTATTCATTACCGCTAACGCGCCTGCATTAACCATACATGCGCCTTTATTCCACATAAAATAGCCTAAGCCAGACGCAATCAAACCAAGGTAAATTAATATCCCCCATTGCAGGTTTGTGGTCGGCAGTTTAGCCATATTTCCCATTAATAAAAACGCGATGCTAGCCACGATAAACGCGCCAATATAAAAATAACCAAACACCGTATGTTGTGGCGGTTTAATGCTTTCTTTTTCCATCACAAATTTATAGCCAACCTGACCGATGGCAAAACATAAGTTGGCCGCTTGCACCACTAAAAAACCCGTGAAGAAATTCTCATTTACCCCTGCAAATTTAATGATCACCGCGCCCACCACGGCAATGGCGGCGGTGACTAAATACCATGGTGAAAATTGCCCTTTAAGAAAATCATAAAGCAAGGTGACATAAATCGGCGTGAAAACGGTAAACAGCAATACTTCAGGCACGGAAAG from Vibrio algicola encodes the following:
- a CDS encoding PhoX family protein, whose amino-acid sequence is MSHVEQDDYSNHLDSAPSDFSQIVEKGLNRRRFLQAATATSSVAFFAASPLANAMARPPKNQSLLGFDAIATSTQDTVVVPAGYKAESLIAWGDPIHPNAAPFSQLNTALDQELQFGDNNDGMTFLPLSRQRAVLAVNNESTNYADLFEDKGATLTASKVHRAQAAVGVTIVELQRSHRGDWQVNVNGRLNRRITAYTEMELTGPAAGDGNLKTHADPTGTQVFGTFNNCANGATPWGTYLTCEENFNGFFGSHNKIEVPEKDARYGINSGDGGFRWHQFDERFDIEKEPNENHRHGWVVEIDPMNPHSKPKKRTALGRFKHENAALTINKNGKVVVYLGDDERGEHLYKFVSKNKYNQHKPEKNRDLLDEGTLYVAKFSAQDAEMHGKGEWLELTFGKNGLTPENGFNNQAEVLIFARQAATQVGATTMDRPEWVAINPKSDQVFCTLTNNKYRGVREGQEVNGANPRENNIYGHIIRWEPKNGNHTSDDFFWDIYVMAGNPEQYPNTDLRSGSNNINKDNMFNSPDGIGFDNAGRLWIQTDGDYSNSGNFAGMGNNQMLCGDPQTGEIKRFLTGPIGCEITGLTFSPDNRTLFVGVQHPSQSFSAINGIPRSTVMKITREDGGIIGA
- the asnC gene encoding transcriptional regulator AsnC; the encoded protein is MQNPISKLDQLDRDILKTLMADARTPYAEMAKMFSVSPATVHVRVEKMRAANIIERTEVVINAKKLGYDVCCFIGINLNAARDYHSAIAKLNALDEVVEAYYTTGAYNIFVKLMCKNIEELQYVLIDKLQAIDEVQSTETLISLQNPINRNVNP
- a CDS encoding putative bifunctional diguanylate cyclase/phosphodiesterase; the encoded protein is MSILSKLRYFIILFILPFSLASQAKEAIASQYNVLTVQDYESEILVFITLSLIFGSIILFLLKHLKRIRLSDALSRQNQYLLETIYDQSHQFMGLLNASGALASSNQTLLELIYAPTFDHSRPIWMYSGWSDATRLEVERAFSTVQDKGLVRFEAEIMHSNIGPCVLDITLKRLPSLLDGKAQYLFEAQDVTARNTTERRLIENESKLRNYYELQPVMMVTLDEHNRIQAVNAFTKQLLDYDISDMLGQKLELYYADKNEFTPRQMLSQPRHSKALVWRREVKYVTPDKRIIWIRENIRQVLETGQLLIVGEDISDAHLLAEKLEYQAHHDGLTGLYNRNHFEQELLIALQEVKGKIRSHAMLYLDLDQFKLVNDTVGHEAGDAVLMHCGNLLSGLTTERSVVARISGDEFALLIRDCEQDELLGFADQILKSFNQSEFSWQGIHINISTSIGIRVIDHTVTSHQMVHAQADTACNLAKEEGRNRAHLYRADDENFRRREMEMECVNQVYDAIANDRVDLYAQQIKDISPNASGKMHFEILVRLRDKDNILMSPAIFMPAIERYNLAHLIDREVFKKTLAWFEARPNIVKHLGRCSINLSGQSMGDNDFIMFLTDLLENTTIPREKLCIEITETAAVANMQVATDLFTRLKQLGCLIALDDFGSGLSSFAYLKTLPLDIVKIDGCFVRDMHNDSKDYVLVRAMNSLAKQMGMQTVAEFVENQQILDLLVDLGVDYAQGYFFCAPIPLPRLVDQWLEEQGKQQ
- a CDS encoding class I SAM-dependent methyltransferase; translation: MKLALCCEALGREAELQALAQRWQLTHQADSVFALVLTDERVELRKLDEPKLGAIYVDLAGGAASHRRKFGGGKGQAIAKAAGLNKGKNPTILDGTAGLGRDAFVLASLGCKVQMVERNPVVAALLDDGLSRAKQDPEIGVWVSERMSLLHASSHDALEQLMQQDGFIQPDVVYLDPMYPHPENKKKSALVKKEMRVFQSLVGADNDADALLKPALALATKRVVVKRPDYADWLDGEKPSMAIETKKNRFDVYVQAAMKS
- a CDS encoding ATP-dependent zinc protease family protein; the encoded protein is MKKITLLLAMLLFTPMTVLAADSAAGSNQACTTFGNKIIVGQKEWVTVLNSNQKTIAKVDTGATTSSINATEIKDFEKDGKDMVSFKIKVKDQESETITLPVVRWVHIKQSSSTKTSRRPIIELNIKLGDKTYTTPFNLVDRDHMVNAILLGRSFLTKVALVDVEQKYLLK
- a CDS encoding response regulator transcription factor is translated as MLDLPIYIVDDDDSVRDSLAFLLQELDYQIYTFSDGAQFLQQAKIAQPGCVLLDSRMPIMRGQQALQTCHIQHAFDSLTEREKEILRLIVQGMKNQQIADDLCIAVRTVEVHRSSLMKKFETKSITELVMQYSK
- a CDS encoding carboxylate/amino acid/amine transporter, with amino-acid sequence MVYLSAVTLLWAFSFSLIGVYLAGQVDAWFSVWMRIALAGLVFLPFLKFKGIPRVLIAKLMAIGGIQLGLMYCFYYQSFLLLSVPEVLLFTVFTPIYVTLLYDFLKGQFSPWYLVTAAIAVVGAVIIKFAGVNENFFTGFLVVQAANLCFAIGQVGYKFVMEKESIKPPQHTVFGYFYIGAFIVASIAFLLMGNMAKLPTTNLQWGILIYLGLIASGLGYFMWNKGACMVNAGALAVMNNALVPAGLVVNILIWNRDVDFIRLLIGGAVILLSLWVNETWVKRKA